A single window of Candidatus Palauibacter polyketidifaciens DNA harbors:
- a CDS encoding dihydroorotate dehydrogenase, with protein sequence MHRGLRLPRGGTRLGGDLTPAAASPGLVQRVFGAEFPSPVLLASGTCGYGQEYADLIPLDEIGGLVTKAVSLEPRPGNPPHRVAETPGGMINAIGLENPGLHGFIAEKLPWLREHLSRAQVFVNVVGHSAEDFAAVVSGLDGEDGFLGYEINVSCPNVKGGTMFGTDERALADLVARLRGCTERPLVIKLTPNVPDVGDFARICEEAGADGLSAINTFPGMVVDISRREPLIGNRSGGVSGPAILPMGVYATWRARQTCGLPIMGIGGIRNAEDALQYVLAGACLVQIGTASFVDPGAAVAVHEGMSEYMTANGVARLEDLVGALQARPGRGPAIPAG encoded by the coding sequence GTGCATCGAGGGCTCCGTCTTCCCCGCGGAGGAACTCGACTGGGGGGCGATCTGACCCCGGCCGCGGCATCCCCGGGCCTCGTCCAGCGCGTCTTCGGGGCGGAGTTCCCGAGTCCCGTGCTCCTGGCGTCGGGTACGTGCGGCTACGGGCAGGAATACGCGGACCTCATCCCCCTCGACGAGATCGGGGGGCTCGTCACGAAGGCGGTGAGCCTCGAGCCGCGCCCCGGCAACCCGCCGCACCGCGTCGCGGAGACGCCGGGCGGAATGATCAACGCGATCGGACTCGAGAACCCCGGTCTGCACGGCTTCATCGCGGAGAAACTCCCCTGGCTGCGCGAGCACCTCAGCCGCGCGCAGGTGTTCGTGAACGTCGTCGGGCACTCGGCGGAGGACTTCGCCGCCGTCGTGAGCGGACTCGACGGGGAGGACGGCTTCCTCGGATACGAGATCAACGTCTCCTGCCCGAACGTGAAAGGCGGTACGATGTTCGGCACCGACGAAAGGGCGCTGGCCGACCTCGTGGCGCGGCTCCGCGGCTGCACGGAACGGCCGCTCGTAATCAAGCTCACGCCCAACGTCCCCGACGTGGGTGACTTCGCCCGCATCTGCGAGGAGGCGGGGGCCGACGGCCTGAGCGCGATCAACACCTTCCCCGGGATGGTCGTCGACATCTCGCGGCGAGAACCGCTCATCGGTAACCGGTCCGGCGGCGTGAGCGGGCCCGCGATCCTCCCCATGGGAGTGTACGCGACGTGGCGGGCGCGGCAGACGTGCGGGCTTCCGATCATGGGGATCGGGGGGATCCGCAACGCGGAGGATGCGTTGCAGTACGTCCTCGCCGGCGCCTGTCTCGTCCAGATCGGGACGGCTTCCTTCGTCGATCCGGGTGCGGCGGTGGCGGTTCACGAGGGGATGTCGGAGTACATGACGGCGAACGGGGTCGCGCGCCTGGAGGATCTCGTGGGCGCCCTTCAGGCCCGGCCGGGCAGGGGCCCCGCGATTCCGGCGGGCTGA